The DNA window CGCGTAGGCCGGAATTTCATTGGCGAAGAGAACGTGCGCAAAATCAAGGGTGATCCCAAGGTTTGGCGCTCCGGCTTCTTCAACCGCCAGCAGGCAGGTGGTTACGTTCGGGAAGATGCTAAACGCACGTGGTTCATTCGGTTTATATTCGATACTAATATCAATATCCGGCGCATATTCCGCGATCTCACGTACTGCGCCGACCGCATCGTCCCAGATTTTTTTGTAATCGGCCTGGAAGCAATAATCGAAACCATCCTGCCCCATCCAGAGCGTCATCAACCTGGAGCCAAATTCACGCCCGGTATCAATACCGCGCTTAGTTAACTCGATTGCCTCGCGACGAATTTTCGGGTCCGGATGAGTAAACGCGCCAATACGATACTGCGGAGCATCCCAGCGCATCTGCATACCGTTCACGGCAAGACCTGCGTCTTCAATCGCCCGACGCATGGTATTGATATCGTCGTTCATATGCTGAGGGAAGTTCAGATCAAGATGGGTAAGGCCCTTTACTTTCCCGGCACGTTCAATCATCTGCAATACGGTTGGCTTCCCCTTCAGCTCCGGCCAATAGAGATAAGCCCCTGATGCGAAAGAGTTCAGACGGGTGGCGAACTTTAATTCTGACATGTTATGCAATCCTTCAAATACAGTTGTGATGTACTTTATCTTTTCACGATTTTTTGTGAAGTTGTTTTAAACATACTCAACCCGCTTCAATAAGCAAGCGCAATCGCGAAACGTCTGAAAGTTTTGCGATCTCTCTCACGAAAGCAATAGTATGCAAAACTGCAGAAGTGCCCTGGGGTTTATGTAACAGGAAATGGGTAATCTAAAGAGGCGTTCAGGATGAGGTTACTTCACAAATTAAAATTTAATTGTAAATTAACATACTTGGATCTGCGGTTTTTGTATTGCTACTCTTTCAGAGGATAAGAAAGGTTCAGCCTTAGGCGGTTTAACCACAAACAGCTTAACTGTGACCGAGCCAACGTCCTGAAAGATAGCTTTAGGCTGAAACTGTACAAACAGAATAAAAACACCATACTCAACGCCAAAAAGGTGATAGAGAGAGGATGTCTTACCTGAAGGCCTGTCGGATATTAAAACGGATAAAAAAGGAAAATGACGATGACCTGGAAATTAGTTAAGCAAATTGTGCACAATGACGTTTTAAGAAATAGCTTCATTGACCTGGCGATTAAAACCTTCGACCTCTCCTTTAAAGAGTGGTATAGCAAAGGTTACTGGACCGACGCCTATATTCCCTACGCTCTGGTGAGCAACAATAAAGTGATTGCTAACGCCTCTGCCAATATCATCGATCTGGTCTGGCAAGGTGAAGCCCGCCGCTATATTCAAATCGGTACCGTGATGACCGATGTCGACCATCGAAACAAGGGGCTGGCCGGGCAGCTTGTTAATGAAATTCTGGCGGACTGGCAGGATAAAGCCGACGCATTCTTTCTCTTCGCTAACCCGACAACCGTTGATTTTTATCCAAAATTCGGCTTCGAGCGCACCGACGAGCATCAGTATATTATGCCGGTGATGCCCGCAGCAGGCGACTTCCGCAAGCTGGATATGGACCAACCGGAAAACGTTGCGCTATTGCGGCAGTACTATCAAAAATCGAATCCATTTTCGCAACTGCGGATAGAGGATAACTTCGGTTTATTAATGTTCTACTGCTCCGCTTTTATGAAACACTTCGTCTATTATTCCGAGAAAAATCAGGCTATCGCGATTGCGATGCAAAACGGTCCGGCGCTGATCTTTTTTGATATTTTCTGCGATAGCGGCCGCTCGCTACCGGCCATTATTAACGAACTTGCCGATAAAAATACTTATCAGGCCATACTGGGCTTTACCCCCAAAGAGAACCGGGTTGGCGAGTATGAAAAAATCGAAGGGGAAGATATTTTGTTTATCTACGGACAAAAAGAAAATATCTTCAAAGAGAATAAGCTGATGTTCCCGCTGTTATCCCACGCCTGAACCTGAGCAGCAGCCGTATCCCGATGGCTGCTGCGCTTCTCTTCTCAGCCTCTGCACCCTGCAGTTTTCTTGCGGCCAGCTACAAAATATAGCGACTAGCATATGATAATGAAAATCGTTATCATTAGAAACAAATAATTACATCTGGCATTAGATTTTAATTAAAACGCTTTAAAAAGAGCCAGAACACGCTAATAACGGTACACCGTCAGTTAGCCGTGAGCAGTGTCATCAATTTACCTTATGGATAAAGGAGAGATGACGCATGAGCACGCATACCGCCGCTCAACACCACGCTTCAACTGACCGGTCAGAACCGATTGAGTCAGCGAATTTTTCCGGGTTTCCCGCCCTTTTAGTTGGCCTGTGCTGCCTGCTTCCGCTTAATGTAGTCGCCGCAGAGAGCGAAGAGCAGGAGAAAAAGCGCACGGATAGCAGTTATCAGGATCAGGATCTGATGATCGTTACCGGCGAAAAAACCGCTCGTTCGCTACTCGATACCGGCTCCAGCGTTGAGGTGTTCGATAGCCGACGGATCGACAGCATGCCGGGAGCTGAAACCGTCTCTGACCTGATGCGCATGACTGCCAACACCGTCGATATCGGTATCGGTAACGATCTGCCAACCGTACGCGGGGTGGATGGTTCCGGGCCAAGCACCGGAGCCGGAGCGTTTCTCAGTGGGACCCGTCCGCGCCTGGGGCTTTCTCTTGATGGCCGTTCTCTGACCTATAATGAGCAGGCCTACGGTCCGCAGTCGCTGTGGGATATGGAACGGGTGGAAATTTTTCGCGGACCGCAGAGCTATATTCAAGGCCGTAACGCCATTGCCGGGGCCATCGTGATGACATCAAAAGACCCGGATTTTGGCTGGGAGAGCGCCTTCAAAGGCGGCGCGGGTAATCAGCATTCGTCCCAGCTTGCCGCGATGGTCAACGCTCCGCTGATTGAAGAACAGCTGGCCTTCCGCGCCAGCGTTGATCGCCAGCGGCGGCGCAGCGATATCAATTTACCAGCCTACGATCCGGTCGGCGATCCGAGCGAAGTACAAACCACCAGCGCTCGCGCGAAGCTGCTATTCAACCCGGCAGGTCTGCGCAATCTCACCACCAAACTCACCTTCAACCACTCCGATAGCGGAGCTCCACAAAACGAAAGCCTTAACCCGATGCCACACCCGACCAGCTCCCGTTACGACTGGCGGCGGGCGGTGTTTAAAAGCAACGTCAATAGCGGTATCTGGGATCTTGCCTGGGAAGGCGATGACGGCCTGCGGCTGGAAAACCGCTTTATTTACACTGGATTCCACATTAACCGCTACGTCGCCGACGGCCTGCCAAAAGCCAAAATCGATGGTTCTGAAGTGCACGTCGAACCCGTCGTGCACTTCGGCAATAGCGACAGCCGCCTGCGGGGCTTTGCCGGATTACGCTATTTCGACGCCTCACAGGATGAGTCAGTCTATATCTTTGGCGGTTCCACCTTCACCGATGATACCCGCACCAGTTCAGCCTACGGCGAGCTGACCTGGGCGGTCACGCCGCAGGTGGATATTACGACCTCCACCCGCCTTGAGCGCGAGCACCGCAAACGTCTCGGCGGCAGCCAGAGCGTGCGCATTGATTTTGACGAAACTTACAACGTCTTTTTACCGAAACTGGACGTCGCCTGGAAACCGGAGGCCAATCAAACCTGGGGCGCACGCGTTGCGCGAGGCTATAACGCCGGCGGCGCGGGGATCACGCTGAGCGCACCGATCACCAGCTACACCTATGACTCGGAATACGTCTGGAACTATGAGCTTTATACTCGCCACGCCCTGAACGATGGCAACGTAGTCTTAACCGGCAACCTTTTCTACAACGACTACAAAGATATGCAGCTCCCCTATTACCTCGCCGCCAATTCTACGGTAATCCGTAATGCCGATAAGGTTGAAACCTGGGGCGCAGAGATGGGAGCCACCTGGACACCGCGTTGGGATCTGGAGCTTTCCGGCAATATCGGTTTACTGAAAACCAAAATTGCCGAATTCCCCGGCAGCGGCGTTGAAGGTCACGAGCTGGCCCGCGCTCCTGCGTATACCGCCAACGTCGGCGCCGCCTGGCAGGTTGCCAGCGGCTGGGAGCTGAGCGGCAACGTCGCCTTCTCCGACTCCTACTACTCCGCCTACGACAACGACTCACGTGGTCGTATCGGCTCTTATTGGTCGGCGAATGCGCAGCTGGCTTACACCTTTATGTACGGTCGGGCGACGTTGTTCGCGCAAAACCTGTTTGATTCCGACCGCAAGGTGATGGTCAGCAGCAACGATGTTTATACCGCCATTCAGCAACGCTCACGCCTGGTCGGTGCCGCCGTGGAATTACGCTTTTAACGAACACCTTAATTGGAGATAACAGGATGTCTGGGATCCACTTTCGTTTATTTACCGCCTTGCTGATGGCAACGGCGACATTCGCTCAGGCGCAGGAGACGCTTATCAAGCCGGAGGATATTCATCGCGCCGCCGTCGCGC is part of the Klebsiella huaxiensis genome and encodes:
- a CDS encoding TonB-dependent receptor; the encoded protein is MSTHTAAQHHASTDRSEPIESANFSGFPALLVGLCCLLPLNVVAAESEEQEKKRTDSSYQDQDLMIVTGEKTARSLLDTGSSVEVFDSRRIDSMPGAETVSDLMRMTANTVDIGIGNDLPTVRGVDGSGPSTGAGAFLSGTRPRLGLSLDGRSLTYNEQAYGPQSLWDMERVEIFRGPQSYIQGRNAIAGAIVMTSKDPDFGWESAFKGGAGNQHSSQLAAMVNAPLIEEQLAFRASVDRQRRRSDINLPAYDPVGDPSEVQTTSARAKLLFNPAGLRNLTTKLTFNHSDSGAPQNESLNPMPHPTSSRYDWRRAVFKSNVNSGIWDLAWEGDDGLRLENRFIYTGFHINRYVADGLPKAKIDGSEVHVEPVVHFGNSDSRLRGFAGLRYFDASQDESVYIFGGSTFTDDTRTSSAYGELTWAVTPQVDITTSTRLEREHRKRLGGSQSVRIDFDETYNVFLPKLDVAWKPEANQTWGARVARGYNAGGAGITLSAPITSYTYDSEYVWNYELYTRHALNDGNVVLTGNLFYNDYKDMQLPYYLAANSTVIRNADKVETWGAEMGATWTPRWDLELSGNIGLLKTKIAEFPGSGVEGHELARAPAYTANVGAAWQVASGWELSGNVAFSDSYYSAYDNDSRGRIGSYWSANAQLAYTFMYGRATLFAQNLFDSDRKVMVSSNDVYTAIQQRSRLVGAAVELRF
- a CDS encoding GNAT family N-acetyltransferase; this translates as MTWKLVKQIVHNDVLRNSFIDLAIKTFDLSFKEWYSKGYWTDAYIPYALVSNNKVIANASANIIDLVWQGEARRYIQIGTVMTDVDHRNKGLAGQLVNEILADWQDKADAFFLFANPTTVDFYPKFGFERTDEHQYIMPVMPAAGDFRKLDMDQPENVALLRQYYQKSNPFSQLRIEDNFGLLMFYCSAFMKHFVYYSEKNQAIAIAMQNGPALIFFDIFCDSGRSLPAIINELADKNTYQAILGFTPKENRVGEYEKIEGEDILFIYGQKENIFKENKLMFPLLSHA
- a CDS encoding TIM barrel protein, with the translated sequence MSELKFATRLNSFASGAYLYWPELKGKPTVLQMIERAGKVKGLTHLDLNFPQHMNDDINTMRRAIEDAGLAVNGMQMRWDAPQYRIGAFTHPDPKIRREAIELTKRGIDTGREFGSRLMTLWMGQDGFDYCFQADYKKIWDDAVGAVREIAEYAPDIDISIEYKPNEPRAFSIFPNVTTCLLAVEEAGAPNLGITLDFAHVLFANEIPAYAAAMVARRSRLLGLDLNDGWGKRDDGLMAASVNPRATLEFLWQMRRDGYQGAYYFDTFPDASGLDPIREAETNIATVTRLLKLCEKLENNQPLLDAIGRQDAVASQQIVNDIMLAR